One genomic segment of Pandoraea thiooxydans includes these proteins:
- a CDS encoding Lrp/AsnC family transcriptional regulator, translating to MQIDEFDKKILLLLQEDASLSAAEVGERVGLSQSQCWRRIDRLHQEGVITRQVAVVDRKKAGLNVMLFAHVKLAAHSRNALPEFSRAIQAFPEVMECHVLMGNVDFLLRIVARDVEAYERFFFERLSQLPMIQEVNSMIALSQIKASTVLPIETTER from the coding sequence ATGCAAATAGACGAATTCGATAAAAAAATTCTACTGCTGTTGCAGGAGGACGCCTCGCTTTCGGCGGCGGAAGTCGGCGAGCGCGTGGGTCTGTCGCAATCGCAATGTTGGCGGCGTATCGACCGCCTTCATCAGGAGGGAGTTATCACCAGGCAGGTCGCGGTAGTCGACCGCAAAAAGGCCGGTCTTAACGTCATGCTCTTCGCCCATGTCAAGCTGGCCGCCCACAGCCGCAATGCGCTGCCCGAGTTCTCGCGTGCGATCCAGGCGTTCCCGGAAGTCATGGAGTGTCATGTACTGATGGGGAACGTCGATTTTCTCCTGCGCATCGTGGCGCGCGATGTCGAGGCATATGAGAGGTTCTTTTTCGAGCGGCTCTCGCAGTTGCCGATGATCCAGGAAGTCAATTCGATGATCGCGCTCTCGCAAATCAAGGCGTCAACAGTATTACCCATCGAAACGACCGAGCGATAA